In Parasteatoda tepidariorum isolate YZ-2023 chromosome 2, CAS_Ptep_4.0, whole genome shotgun sequence, one DNA window encodes the following:
- the LOC107438263 gene encoding BUD13 homolog, protein MCSELSKQEYLKRYIEGDDKGKKRKRKPKTCKSILPTVKIVHEDVDIRSIKFGSKEETDEEECPVIAEVVDERPIEIKSKEIYESSRWKRLGEEETESSLGTTNSPHKKRKEFKPSSKSKKSVPNSRGRHDSDSDLSPARPKPQNSAHTNSDSDLSPVRPNRHKSLQDNSRRDLSPERSRKKLKSSHVKSDSDLSPERLSKRKSSTFKDDDSDLSPERKFRRRKSPSFKDDDDSDLSPPRKSTLSASRETKSKDKEIRPMKTLSGLKAGLQNAVTLREETKEFKKRERSRIEELDDELSGRNAGTVVRDKRTGQKRNLEDESKVDDEKKKELAEQQKKYDKWGKGLIQGESKNQKLAEDLYETSKPLARYCDDEDLEEKLKSEIRDDDPMAQYMRKKKQKHAVNVYPVYSGPPPPPNRFGITPGYRWDGVDRSNGFEKRYFEQKSSKKATEEEAYLWSVQDM, encoded by the exons ATGTGCTCTGAATTATCTAAGcaagaatatttaaaacgtTATATCGAAGGAGATGACAAAGGAAAGAAACGTAAAAGAAAGCCGAAAACTTGCAAATCCATTTTACCTac tgtgAAAATAGTTCATGAAGATGTTGATATAAGGTCTATTAAATTTGGAAGCAAGGAAGAAACAGATGAAGAAGAATGTCCAGTTATAGCAGAAGTAGTGGATGAAAGACCCATAGAAATAAAGtctaaagaaatttatgaatCTTCAAGATGGAAAAGATTAG GAGAAGAAGAAACAGAAAGCAGTCTTGGCACCACCAACTCTCcccataaaaaaagaaaggagtTTAAGCCCTcctcaaaaagtaaaaagtcaGTGCCCAATTCTAGAGGCAGGCACGATTCTGATAGTGATCTCTCTCCTGCAAGACCTAAACCACAAAACTCTGCTCACACAAACTCCGATAGCGACCTCTCCCCTGTTAGACCCAACAGACACAAATCTCTTCAAGATAACTCTAGAAGGGATCTCTCCCCTGAAAGATCTAGGAAGAAACTAAAATCTTCACATGTAAAGTCAGATAGTGATTTATCTCCTGAAAgattaagcaaaagaaaatctTCCACTTTTAAAGATGATGATAGCGATTTGTCTCCTGAAAGAAAATTCAGAAGAAGAAAGTCTCCTTCATTTAAAGATGATGACGATAGTGATCTTTCTCCACCGAGAAAAAGTACTCTTTCTGCAAGTAGAGAAACGAAATCAAAAG ATAAAGAGATCCGCCCCATGAAAACGCTTTCTGGTTTGAAGGCTGGCCTACAGAATGCAGTAACACTAAGAGAGGAAacaaaagagtttaaaaaaagagaaagatctAGAATTGAAGAG ttggATGATGAGTTATCTGGACGTAATGCCGGTACTGTAGTCAGAGATAAGCGTACAGGGCAAAAAAGGAATCTTGAAGATGAATCAAAGGTCgatgatgaaaagaaaaaggaattggCAGAGCAACAAAAGAAATATGACAAGTGGGGTAAAGG ttTGATTCAAGGAGAGagtaaaaatcagaaattagcAGAAGATTTGTATGAAACATCAAAACCACTCGCCAGGTATTGTGATGATGAAGatttagaagaaaaacttaAGTCTGAAATCCGTGATGATGATCCTATGGCCCAGTATATGcgaaaaaagaagcaaaaacatGCTGTAAATg tatatcCTGTATACAGTGGACCACCCCCTCCTCCTAACCGGTTTGGTATTACTCCAGGATATCGATGGGATGGTGTGGATAGATCAAATGgatttgaaaaaagatattttgaacaaaaatcaagtaaaaaagcGACGGAAGAAGAAGCTTACTTGTGGAGTGTACAAGACATGTAA